In a single window of the Desulfocurvibacter africanus subsp. africanus DSM 2603 genome:
- a CDS encoding DUF3536 domain-containing protein, which produces MSKSLCIHGHFYQPPREDPWLDVILPEGSAAPYKHWNERICRESYGPLAFARRMDGQGRITEIMNCYEWINFNVGPTLLRWMELTHPDVYARIVEGDRRSAERLGHGNAMAQVCHHIILPLASELDKELQVAWGKADFERRFGRPPEGMWLAEAAVDTASLEVLAAYGIAYTVLAPRQAKAVRRLSTTDQQWTPAHEGSLDVTRPYLVRLPSGNSISVFFYDGPLSQAVAFERLLQNGEGFWQRIGGGAHDGLRALATDGETYGHHFTFGEMALAYVLDQARGGRDGWSITNFGAYLAANPPTLEVQLHEPSSWSCVHGVERWRSDCGCSTGGHHGWNQQWRAPLRKSLDLIKARVDKHYFSRGHGLFLDSRAALVDYGRVYTGAADLDAFERQHFSPDLSSTERATGWKLLSMQQWALAAFASCAWFFDELSRIEPVNALSMALRSLDIGRMSGMPDLERLQDEIAAILSRAVSNMPGVGTGADLWRREILPRCETPESLAAQAVLDLWGTDRLPGNGLRNTASWPGVAVTLTGKTFPGRFAMSVQWARESGREEYDLVLHREPANDPMAWQVDVRGRNGARALETKPGALPWNKRQALAITWVEHAERTAWLCAVNSCLPAAAMFMPWQEAQTTQNAGNAWARLYSPLAWRYIVGDAAALGAEENLVAFLSQAGRNNPAVLLLAQRVQERLLELLATSPSAAPGVITRAAAIGLSVDLYPAQNVYWQRRAELAVVQGLEKLLGFADA; this is translated from the coding sequence ATGAGCAAATCACTTTGCATCCACGGCCACTTCTACCAGCCGCCCCGCGAGGATCCCTGGCTGGACGTGATCCTGCCCGAGGGCAGCGCCGCGCCGTATAAACACTGGAACGAACGCATCTGCCGCGAGAGCTACGGCCCGCTGGCCTTCGCCCGGCGCATGGACGGCCAAGGCCGCATCACCGAGATCATGAACTGCTACGAGTGGATCAACTTCAATGTCGGCCCTACCCTGCTGCGCTGGATGGAACTGACCCACCCTGACGTCTACGCCCGCATTGTTGAAGGCGACAGGAGAAGCGCCGAGCGTCTGGGCCACGGCAACGCCATGGCCCAGGTCTGTCACCACATCATCCTGCCGCTGGCTTCGGAGTTGGACAAGGAGCTGCAAGTGGCTTGGGGCAAAGCCGACTTCGAGCGCCGTTTCGGCCGGCCGCCCGAAGGCATGTGGTTGGCCGAGGCCGCCGTGGACACTGCGTCCTTGGAGGTGCTGGCGGCTTACGGCATCGCGTATACGGTCCTTGCACCGCGTCAAGCCAAAGCCGTGCGCCGCCTTTCGACGACGGATCAGCAGTGGACGCCAGCGCACGAGGGATCATTGGACGTGACCCGGCCCTACCTAGTCCGCCTGCCTTCGGGAAATTCCATCTCCGTCTTCTTCTATGACGGTCCCCTATCCCAGGCCGTGGCCTTCGAGCGGTTGCTGCAGAACGGTGAAGGTTTCTGGCAGCGCATAGGCGGCGGCGCTCACGACGGCCTGCGGGCTCTGGCTACTGACGGCGAGACCTACGGCCACCACTTCACCTTCGGCGAAATGGCCCTGGCTTATGTGCTGGACCAGGCCCGTGGAGGTCGCGACGGCTGGTCCATCACCAATTTCGGAGCTTACCTCGCGGCCAATCCGCCGACCCTGGAGGTCCAGTTGCACGAGCCCAGCTCGTGGAGCTGCGTGCATGGCGTGGAACGCTGGCGCAGCGACTGCGGCTGTTCCACCGGGGGCCATCACGGCTGGAACCAACAGTGGCGCGCGCCCCTGCGCAAGTCTCTGGATCTGATCAAGGCGCGCGTGGACAAACACTACTTCTCCCGTGGCCATGGCCTGTTCCTTGATTCCCGCGCGGCGTTGGTGGATTACGGCCGGGTTTACACCGGCGCGGCGGACCTGGACGCCTTCGAGCGGCAGCACTTTTCGCCGGACTTGTCTTCGACCGAGCGGGCCACGGGCTGGAAGCTCCTGTCCATGCAGCAATGGGCGCTGGCCGCCTTCGCCAGCTGTGCCTGGTTTTTTGACGAGCTTTCGCGCATCGAGCCGGTCAACGCCCTAAGTATGGCCTTGCGTAGCCTGGATATCGGCAGGATGAGCGGCATGCCCGATCTGGAACGGCTGCAGGACGAAATCGCCGCCATCCTGTCCAGGGCCGTATCCAACATGCCCGGCGTGGGCACGGGCGCCGACCTCTGGCGGCGCGAGATTCTGCCTCGCTGCGAAACGCCCGAAAGCCTGGCGGCCCAGGCCGTGCTCGACCTGTGGGGCACAGACCGGCTGCCCGGCAATGGTTTGCGGAATACGGCCAGCTGGCCCGGCGTGGCCGTGACGCTCACGGGTAAGACCTTTCCCGGCCGGTTCGCCATGAGTGTGCAATGGGCGCGCGAGTCTGGCCGCGAAGAGTACGACCTCGTCCTGCATCGTGAGCCCGCAAACGATCCCATGGCCTGGCAAGTGGATGTCCGCGGCAGAAATGGCGCCCGGGCGCTGGAGACCAAACCTGGCGCGCTGCCCTGGAACAAGCGCCAAGCCCTGGCCATCACCTGGGTCGAGCACGCCGAACGCACGGCCTGGTTGTGCGCCGTAAATTCCTGCCTGCCCGCGGCGGCCATGTTCATGCCTTGGCAGGAGGCCCAGACGACCCAGAACGCGGGCAACGCCTGGGCCAGGCTCTATTCGCCCCTGGCTTGGCGCTACATCGTGGGCGATGCTGCCGCCTTGGGAGCGGAAGAGAATTTGGTGGCATTCCTGAGCCAAGCCGGCCGCAACAACCCGGCTGTCCTGCTCCTGGCTCAGCGAGTTCAGGAGCGCCTTCTGGAGTTGCTGGCTACATCTCCCTCGGCCGCGCCCGGCGTGATCACTCGCGCCGCGGCCATCGGACTGTCCGTGGACCTGTATCCCGCGCAGAATGTCTACTGGCAGCGCCGCGCCGAACTGGCGGTCGTGCAGGGACTCGAAAAGCTGCTGGGGTTCGCGGACGCATAA
- a CDS encoding methyl-accepting chemotaxis protein produces the protein MRLTDVNTSTKIMGISVLTLALTAGAVLFYLLPFFSDLLMEDRLNRSSNLVEVAWSLLGDYAEDVRMGRLSEDEAKRRAMVRLGGLRFGQDNYFWINDFDGVMLMHPLLPQLKGKSLLNDQDEQGKYYMREMLEAARTSGEGYVEYIWPKPGSLELAPKISYVKVFQPWNWLVGCGIYVDDVQREVAAMRNTVIIFGLIAMAGLLALAYFMAGMITGPIVQATDAAGQLAEGALPEVHSERRDESGRLLAAMSSMARAQREMAEKAEAISRGDLSVEVVPRSEQDVLGQALARMIESLRAQMGEISDGVGVLAASAAEIASLVNQLAANAAQTSVSVEETVTTVEELRQTSHMAASKADEVSNSARRNAEIAVSGQSATRDAVLGMLDIRAKMDSISQSAHELIDNTRTAQDIIDTVNDLADQSNLLAVNAAIEAARVEHGAEGFAVVAAEMRSLAEESKQGAARVRKLLAQMRVSSERTTQAMESGLDAVSQGVQQATAAGTAIQSLAENISANAQAATQIAMVGRQQREGVDQVLEAVQSIRDANTQNSQAADSLRQEAANLEILGRRLKDMVARYTVRKA, from the coding sequence ATGCGGCTAACCGACGTGAACACGTCCACCAAGATCATGGGCATTTCCGTGCTGACCCTGGCACTGACTGCCGGCGCCGTGCTGTTCTACCTGCTGCCTTTTTTTTCGGATCTCCTGATGGAAGATCGGCTGAACAGGAGCAGCAATCTGGTGGAGGTGGCCTGGAGTCTGCTCGGCGATTACGCCGAAGACGTCCGGATGGGGCGGTTGAGTGAGGACGAGGCCAAGCGACGCGCAATGGTGCGTCTTGGCGGGCTGCGCTTCGGCCAGGACAATTATTTCTGGATCAACGACTTCGACGGCGTGATGCTCATGCATCCATTGTTGCCCCAGCTCAAGGGCAAGAGCCTCCTGAACGATCAGGACGAGCAGGGCAAATACTACATGCGCGAGATGCTCGAGGCGGCCCGCACCAGCGGCGAGGGTTACGTGGAGTATATCTGGCCCAAGCCGGGCAGTCTTGAGCTCGCACCCAAGATATCCTATGTGAAGGTATTTCAGCCCTGGAACTGGCTCGTGGGCTGCGGTATCTACGTGGACGACGTGCAGCGGGAAGTCGCGGCCATGCGCAACACCGTCATCATCTTCGGCCTAATAGCCATGGCCGGGCTTCTGGCGCTGGCCTATTTCATGGCCGGCATGATCACCGGTCCCATCGTTCAGGCCACCGACGCGGCTGGGCAGCTCGCCGAAGGCGCGTTGCCCGAGGTGCACTCCGAGCGCCGCGATGAATCGGGTCGCCTGCTGGCGGCAATGAGCTCCATGGCGAGAGCTCAGCGGGAAATGGCCGAGAAGGCCGAGGCCATATCGCGCGGCGATCTGAGCGTGGAGGTTGTGCCCCGCTCGGAGCAAGACGTGCTCGGCCAGGCCTTGGCGCGCATGATCGAGTCCCTGCGCGCGCAGATGGGCGAGATCAGCGATGGAGTGGGCGTGCTGGCTGCCTCGGCCGCGGAGATCGCCTCCCTGGTCAATCAACTGGCGGCAAATGCCGCGCAGACCAGCGTATCCGTCGAGGAGACCGTGACCACCGTGGAGGAGCTTCGACAGACTTCGCATATGGCCGCCTCCAAGGCGGACGAAGTTTCGAACAGCGCCCGACGCAATGCTGAAATTGCGGTCTCGGGGCAGTCGGCCACGCGTGATGCCGTGTTGGGCATGTTAGACATCCGGGCCAAGATGGATTCCATCAGCCAGAGCGCCCATGAGCTGATCGACAATACGCGCACGGCCCAGGACATCATCGACACCGTCAACGACCTGGCCGATCAGAGCAACCTGCTGGCCGTCAATGCAGCCATCGAGGCGGCCAGGGTGGAGCATGGGGCCGAGGGCTTCGCTGTGGTGGCCGCCGAGATGCGTTCCTTGGCCGAGGAGTCCAAGCAGGGCGCGGCCCGCGTGCGCAAACTCCTGGCCCAGATGCGCGTTTCTTCCGAGCGCACCACTCAGGCCATGGAAAGCGGCCTGGATGCCGTGAGCCAGGGTGTGCAGCAGGCAACGGCGGCCGGGACAGCCATCCAATCCCTGGCCGAGAACATATCCGCCAATGCCCAGGCAGCTACACAGATCGCCATGGTGGGCCGTCAGCAGCGCGAGGGCGTGGACCAGGTGCTGGAAGCGGTGCAGAGCATTCGCGACGCCAACACTCAGAACAGCCAGGCAGCGGACAGCCTGCGCCAGGAGGCCGCGAATCTGGAGATCCTGGGCCGGCGGCTCAAGGATATGGTGGCCCGCTATACTGTGCGCAAGGCATAG
- a CDS encoding glucose 1-dehydrogenase, which yields MDFFRDKVALVTGGGQGIGLAVTQAFLDRGSSVVILERDAEAAGQGAEPGRVMAVCGDVAAEADVLAAVGTATREFGRLDFLVNNAGISEFMPLELCSLDEWNRIIGVNLTGMFLCAKHAAPALRASRGAMINIASTRAFQSEPGSEAYAASKGGIVALTHALALSLGPHVRVNCIAPGWIDVSNWKKRSAREQAELRSVDHEQHPAGRVGRPEDVAEAALFLCSDKAGFITGECLVLDGGMTRKMIYAE from the coding sequence GTGGATTTTTTCCGCGACAAGGTCGCCCTGGTTACGGGCGGCGGTCAAGGCATCGGCTTGGCCGTGACGCAGGCATTCCTGGACCGGGGTTCGTCCGTGGTTATCTTGGAGCGTGACGCCGAGGCTGCGGGCCAAGGCGCGGAACCGGGACGAGTGATGGCCGTGTGCGGCGACGTGGCCGCCGAGGCGGATGTGCTCGCGGCAGTGGGAACGGCCACCCGGGAGTTCGGACGGCTGGATTTTTTGGTCAACAACGCCGGCATCTCCGAGTTCATGCCCTTGGAGCTTTGCAGCTTGGACGAATGGAACCGCATCATCGGCGTGAACCTCACGGGCATGTTCCTGTGCGCCAAGCACGCCGCGCCGGCCTTGCGCGCAAGTCGTGGGGCCATGATCAACATCGCCTCCACGCGGGCTTTTCAGTCCGAGCCGGGCAGCGAGGCCTACGCAGCGTCCAAGGGCGGCATAGTGGCCCTGACACACGCCCTGGCCCTGAGTCTGGGCCCACACGTGCGCGTGAATTGCATCGCGCCGGGCTGGATCGACGTCTCGAATTGGAAGAAACGTTCCGCGCGCGAGCAGGCCGAACTGCGGTCCGTGGACCACGAGCAACATCCCGCCGGTCGTGTCGGCCGTCCCGAGGATGTAGCCGAGGCCGCTCTGTTCCTGTGCTCGGACAAGGCTGGCTTCATCACGGGCGAGTGCCTCGTGCTGGACGGCGGCATGACCCGCAAAATGATCTACGCTGAATAG
- a CDS encoding acyl-[acyl-carrier-protein] thioesterase → MSGETCDIDFRVRAYELGTAGCARLPVLLGYLQEAAALHARNLGFSHEEMSANSLFWVLTRLYLRLSPEAVARRWPGWRERVAVRTWPVCFERLQARRDFLLLDEQGRTMGSAVSSWVTLDTAARKLSPMPEELRQRIPVSDEHALEYQRRKTPGLEPADQTGGILMTAQRSDLDVNGHVNNAVLAAWALDEATTHLSPTARCTALEVAFRAEVLPGQSVLARSAPQGENVRLLGLFSADDGREHLRAASWWETVSAMGQS, encoded by the coding sequence ATGAGCGGGGAGACCTGCGATATCGATTTCCGGGTGCGCGCCTACGAGCTGGGCACCGCCGGTTGTGCGCGCCTGCCGGTGCTGCTGGGCTATCTGCAGGAGGCCGCTGCCCTGCATGCCCGCAACCTGGGTTTTTCTCACGAGGAGATGTCCGCCAACAGTCTGTTTTGGGTCCTGACCCGACTTTACCTGCGCCTGTCGCCCGAGGCAGTGGCCCGGCGTTGGCCCGGCTGGCGCGAGCGTGTCGCGGTGCGCACGTGGCCCGTGTGTTTCGAGCGGCTGCAGGCCCGGCGCGACTTCCTGCTTCTGGACGAGCAGGGCCGGACCATGGGCTCGGCAGTGTCTTCCTGGGTCACCCTGGATACTGCCGCGCGCAAGCTGTCGCCCATGCCCGAAGAGCTGCGCCAACGCATCCCGGTGAGCGACGAACACGCTCTGGAATACCAGAGACGCAAAACGCCCGGCTTGGAGCCTGCCGACCAGACGGGCGGAATACTCATGACCGCCCAGCGATCGGACCTGGACGTCAACGGCCACGTGAACAACGCTGTGCTTGCGGCCTGGGCGCTGGACGAGGCCACGACTCATCTGTCGCCGACAGCGCGCTGCACGGCCCTGGAGGTTGCTTTTCGGGCCGAGGTCCTGCCGGGCCAAAGCGTGCTGGCCAGGTCCGCCCCTCAAGGAGAGAATGTGCGGCTGCTCGGCCTGTTCTCGGCCGACGACGGCCGGGAGCACCTGCGGGCGGCTTCCTGGTGGGAGACTGTCTCGGCCATGGGCCAGTCTTGA
- a CDS encoding rhomboid family intramembrane serine protease: MPSARDPDALRKAMAARRSRRREEPPRRRGPSSPEPADAGQPASDDWLDVSSPLNAGRPLLYSVAFEWDLALTARGVAHRAERHGGGWRILAPDREAGQAMAELIAYRAENRPGRSGTPLPRHENRTATMLALAVLLAFFVLTRTYLPALGLYPYEWDELGSAQAGHILDGEWWRLATALTLHADAAHVLGNVIVGALFIVPICQALGGGQGWLLVLLSGVVGNLVNALVQGPGHDSIGFSTCVFGAAGILAGLRARTGSGRSPWFTAVAAGLALLAVLGVGGERTDVGAHLFGFLAGLALGLFAGWRLLHLGPVGRLTGAFLAMTAALVPLAAWLWAFLSH; the protein is encoded by the coding sequence GTGCCATCCGCGCGCGATCCCGACGCCCTGCGCAAGGCCATGGCCGCCCGACGGTCCAGGCGGCGCGAGGAACCTCCCCGTAGGCGGGGCCCGTCATCCCCGGAGCCTGCCGACGCAGGCCAGCCGGCTTCGGACGACTGGCTGGACGTGTCCTCGCCGCTCAATGCCGGGCGGCCCCTGCTTTATTCCGTGGCCTTCGAATGGGATTTGGCGCTTACGGCCCGCGGCGTGGCCCATCGCGCCGAGCGCCATGGCGGCGGCTGGCGCATCCTGGCTCCGGATCGCGAAGCCGGTCAAGCCATGGCCGAGCTGATCGCCTATCGCGCGGAGAACCGGCCCGGCCGGTCCGGCACACCGTTGCCCCGGCACGAGAACCGTACGGCCACGATGCTGGCTCTAGCCGTGCTGTTGGCCTTCTTCGTGCTGACGCGCACATATTTGCCCGCGTTGGGGCTCTATCCATATGAGTGGGACGAGTTGGGCTCGGCCCAGGCCGGCCACATCCTGGATGGCGAGTGGTGGCGTCTGGCCACGGCCCTTACCTTGCACGCCGATGCGGCCCACGTGCTCGGCAATGTAATCGTGGGCGCGCTGTTCATCGTACCTATCTGTCAGGCCTTGGGCGGCGGTCAGGGCTGGCTGCTCGTGCTTCTTTCGGGTGTTGTGGGCAATCTGGTCAATGCCCTGGTTCAGGGGCCAGGGCACGACTCCATCGGTTTTTCCACCTGCGTATTTGGTGCGGCCGGCATTCTGGCCGGTCTGCGCGCCAGGACCGGTTCCGGGCGCTCCCCGTGGTTCACGGCCGTGGCCGCGGGTTTGGCCCTGCTGGCCGTGCTCGGCGTGGGCGGCGAGCGCACCGACGTGGGCGCGCACCTGTTCGGGTTTCTGGCAGGGCTTGCCTTGGGTCTATTTGCGGGATGGCGTTTGCTGCACCTTGGTCCCGTTGGCCGCCTTACCGGCGCATTTCTTGCCATGACCGCAGCCCTGGTTCCACTGGCGGCTTGGTTGTGGGCTTTTTTGTCACACTAA